A single region of the Pieris rapae chromosome 19, ilPieRapa1.1, whole genome shotgun sequence genome encodes:
- the LOC110995272 gene encoding retinoid-inducible serine carboxypeptidase, whose product MKCIYILLVLLHGLILAVCEVPESNIYLEALRQRPWKSVHKYIEVRPGAFLFYWLYYADATRAGADQKPLIIWIQGGPGNAASGIGNFCELGPLKTDMSPRNYTWVNGRNILLIDHPVGAGFSYAVNTSLYVTSDREAAKDLLRFTKAFFKIHKEFRKTPTYVVGQSYGGKLTARLGYFLHTAIERKRLKMNFKGIGIGGGWIDTSESSKQQPRFLFDMGLIDIKAFRTATKIAENISSLIKTRNYYKAGQLDYVMFGTIMDDASFGYDMINLENVNHYSYRLLLKKLDENMNTFVKPTLNVNQSIEWKHLTYDVYFSLQNSFVEPGTRFLEILLNRTNLKVAVYNGNLDAVTPLCGATSWVHNLKWHGSKQFFDAKRVPIRGERNGFYKTYGKLSFWAVFGSGHWVPEDNPTAMEQILQFLTENDS is encoded by the exons ATGaagtgtatttatatattacttgttTTGCTTCATGGGTTAATCTTAGCTGTATGTGAAG TTCCAgaatcaaatatatatctagAAGCCTTACGCCAGAGACCTTGGAAATCAgttcataaatatatcgaaGTTCGACCTGGGGCATTTCTATTTTACTGGCTGTACTATGCTGATGCAACGAGGGCAGGCGCTGATCAAAAACCCTTGATAATATGGATTCAAGGTGGTCCGGGCAATGCTGCGAGTGGAATTGGAAATTTTTGCGAGCTTGGGCCTTTGAAAACCGATATGTCACCACGAAATTACACATGG GTGAATGGtcgaaacattttattaattgaccATCCAGTCGGTGCGGGATTTAGTTACGCTGTCAACACATCTTTATATGTGACTAGCGACAGAGAAGCAG caAAAGATTTGCTCCGGTTTACGAAGGCCTTTTTCAAAATTCATAAGGAATTTCGTAAAACACCGACTTATGTTGTCGGTCAAAGCTATGGCGGTAAATTGACTGCAAGGTTGGGATATTTTCTACATACG gctATAGAAAGAAAACGTTTAAAGATGAACTTCAAGGGAATTGGGATTGGCGGAGGTTGGATAGACACTAGTGAGAGTTCGAAGCAGCAACCACGCTTTTTGTTTGATATG gGTTTAATAGACATCAAAGCCTTTAGGACAGCTACAAAAATAGCTGAAAATATCAGTAGTCTTATTAAAACGAGGAATTATTATAAGGCGGGACAACTCGATTACGTTATGTTCGGTACAATAATGGACGACGCGTCCTTCGGATATGACATGATAAATTTGGAAAATGTCAATCATTATAGCTACAGATTACTTTTGAAAAAACTAGATGAGAATATGAATACGTTTGTTAAGCCGACTCTAAACGTTAATCAAAGTATCGAATGGAAACATCTGACATACGATGTCTATTTTAGTTTGCAAAATAGCTTTGTTGAGCCTGGTACTAGATTTT tagAAATTCTACTTAATCGAACAAACTTAAAAGTTGCTGTGTACAATGGAAATTTGGATGCAGTGACGCCATTGTGTG GTGCTACAAGTTGGGTTCATAATTTGAAATGGCACGGATCAAAACAGTTTTTCGATGCGAAAAGAGTGCCAATACGAGGTGAAAGAAACGGCTTCTACAAAACATACGGAAAATTGAGTTTTTGGGCAGTGTTCGGTTCCGGTCATTGG GTCCCCGAAGACAATCCAACCGCTATGGAGCAaatattacagtttttaaCTGAGAacgattcttaa
- the LOC110995273 gene encoding uncharacterized protein LOC110995273, whose amino-acid sequence MSSINLIKILFVLFLAEVTTITVKPCPTNKIAPHSRYPRYSQQSRTFGHIFSLFADGSQEDHGGLQGGTQDEPDDCGDVEDYDENDLSTVTRNQKKHDKERLFFNPFGFLFGQSQQPTETPTKRPVKPSYQPTRPPPGGYFGTNPYRPPMRFTPSDHLKPVQEYDQEPQILYKPGLVGAPLGHVVGVQQVKPGTKSLQNRDSKSLTTEPTKHQHKHPKTRNIQDTGVIRSFIDLIF is encoded by the exons ATGAgttctataaatttaattaaaatcttattt GTGTTGTTTTTGGCTGAAGTGACAACAATAACAGTTAAACCATGCCctacaaataaaatagccCCACATAGCAGATATCCAAGATATAGCCAGCAGTCCAGGACTTTTGGGCatattttcagtttgtttGCTGATGGAAGTCAAGAAGATCATGGCGGATTACAGGGTGGTACACAGGATGAACCCGATGACTGCGGTGATGTCGAAGATTACGACGAGAATGATTTAAGTACAG TTACACGAAATCAAAAAAAGCACGATAAGGAGCGATTGTTCTTCAATCCTTTCGGATTCCTTTTCGGACAAAGTCAGCAGCCAACAGAAACTCCAACAAAGCGGCCAGTGAAGCCTTCTTATCAACCGACGCGACCTCCGCCCGGAGGCTACTTCGGCACTAACCCCTATAGACCTCCAATGCGATTTACTCCATCTG atcaTCTGAAGCCTGTTCAAGAGTATGATCAAGAGCCGCAAATTCTATATAAGCCTGGTTTAGTCGGTGCTCCTCTTGGTCATGTTGTGGGTGTGCAGCAAGTAAAACCCGGAACGAAATCGTTACAAAACAGAGACTCAAAAAGCCTTACCACAGAACCAACCAAACATCAACATAAACATCCAAAAACAAGGAACATTCAGGACACCGGTGTAATTCGTTCCTTTATAgatctaatattttaa